A single region of the Phytoactinopolyspora mesophila genome encodes:
- a CDS encoding IS1380 family transposase, translating to MQLSHVWSRATPVFDDEDLVSCAGLVPVMALAERAGLSELISSKVTLASTRVASAGVNPAGKLTSIIAGMAAGADSIDDLDLTRTGGMGRLFAEVYAPATLGQFLREFTHGHTLQLASVARAHLVNLVQRSGLLPGIAQRAYVDIDSLLRPVYGHAIQGASFGHAKIAGRVMLRRGLSPLATTISTDQGAPVVAGIRLRAGRAGSGKGAATMLREAIGTARAAGASGEILARGDSAYGNSAVVNACVSAGVRFSVSISKNPAVSRAIATIDDEAWTPVNYPGAVVDPDTGELISDAQVAEVEFTAFARKHPVTARLIVRRIRDKARGDELFPVWRHHPFFTNSAEPTAEADITHRRHAIIETVFADLIDGPLAHLPSARFAANGAWAICAAMTHNLLRAAGTLTSPRHSVARGATLRRHLVTVPARLARPQRRPVLHLPAHWPWAAPWRTLYNAVFATGPPAVA from the coding sequence GTGCAACTATCTCATGTCTGGTCCCGGGCGACGCCGGTGTTCGATGACGAGGATCTTGTGTCGTGTGCTGGGCTGGTTCCGGTGATGGCGCTGGCCGAGCGGGCGGGGTTGTCCGAGCTGATCTCATCAAAGGTGACTCTCGCCTCGACGCGGGTGGCCTCGGCTGGGGTGAACCCGGCGGGCAAGCTCACCTCGATCATCGCGGGGATGGCTGCCGGCGCGGACAGTATCGACGATCTGGATCTGACCCGCACTGGTGGGATGGGCCGGTTGTTCGCCGAGGTGTACGCACCGGCCACGCTGGGGCAGTTCCTGCGGGAGTTCACCCACGGGCACACGCTGCAGTTGGCGTCGGTGGCGCGGGCACACCTGGTCAACCTGGTCCAGCGCAGTGGGCTGCTGCCCGGCATCGCGCAGCGGGCGTATGTGGATATCGACTCGCTGTTGCGCCCGGTTTACGGCCACGCCATACAGGGTGCCAGTTTCGGGCACGCCAAGATTGCCGGCCGGGTCATGCTGCGCCGGGGCCTGTCGCCCCTGGCCACCACGATCAGCACAGATCAGGGTGCGCCGGTGGTGGCCGGCATACGGCTACGTGCCGGGCGGGCGGGCTCTGGCAAGGGTGCAGCGACGATGCTGCGCGAGGCGATCGGCACCGCCCGCGCTGCCGGAGCCAGCGGGGAGATCCTGGCCCGCGGTGACTCCGCCTACGGCAACAGCGCGGTCGTGAACGCCTGCGTGAGCGCCGGGGTCCGGTTCTCCGTTTCGATCAGCAAGAACCCCGCGGTGAGCCGGGCCATCGCGACCATCGACGACGAGGCGTGGACGCCCGTGAACTACCCGGGCGCGGTCGTTGACCCGGACACCGGTGAGCTGATCTCCGACGCGCAGGTCGCCGAAGTCGAGTTCACCGCATTCGCGAGAAAGCACCCAGTCACCGCGAGGTTGATCGTGCGCCGGATCCGCGACAAAGCACGAGGCGACGAGTTGTTTCCTGTCTGGCGGCATCACCCGTTCTTCACCAACAGTGCCGAACCGACCGCCGAGGCGGACATTACCCACCGCCGCCACGCGATCATCGAGACCGTGTTCGCCGACCTCATCGACGGACCACTGGCGCATCTGCCCTCCGCCCGGTTCGCCGCCAACGGCGCCTGGGCGATCTGCGCGGCCATGACACACAACCTGCTCCGCGCCGCTGGAACCTTGACCAGCCCACGACATTCCGTGGCCCGCGGCGCGACGCTACGGCGACACCTCGTCACCGTGCCCGCCCGCCTCGCCCGACCACAACGCCGCCCGGTGCTGCAC